A stretch of Streptococcus chenjunshii DNA encodes these proteins:
- a CDS encoding glutathione peroxidase, with protein sequence MAYLYDFTVKAQDQSDVSLRDYQGSVVLVVNTATGCGLTPQYEGLQKLYDTYRTQGFTILDFPCNQFMGQAPGTAEEINSFCTLNYQTTFPRFAKIEVNGKNTVPLYQWLKAEKKGPLGQKIEWNFAKFLIDRQGNVVQRFSSKTEPDDIDAAVQKLL encoded by the coding sequence ATGGCATATCTTTACGATTTTACAGTTAAAGCTCAAGATCAGTCGGATGTCTCTCTGCGGGACTATCAAGGCTCTGTTGTTTTGGTCGTCAACACTGCAACCGGATGCGGCTTAACCCCGCAGTATGAAGGACTGCAAAAGCTCTATGACACTTATCGGACACAAGGTTTTACTATCCTTGACTTCCCATGCAATCAGTTTATGGGACAGGCGCCAGGAACAGCCGAAGAAATTAATAGCTTCTGTACGTTGAACTATCAAACCACATTCCCGCGCTTTGCTAAGATTGAGGTCAACGGTAAAAACACTGTTCCGCTTTATCAATGGCTGAAAGCTGAGAAAAAGGGGCCTTTAGGCCAAAAAATTGAATGGAATTTTGCTAAATTTCTCATTGACCGTCAAGGCAATGTGGTCCAGCGTTTTTCGTCCAAGACAGAGCCTGATGACATTGACGCTGCTGTCCAAAAACTGCTGTAA
- a CDS encoding DUF4430 domain-containing protein — protein MKKISKLILITLSFILLTACSSNSTKSTASSDAGTVRLIVQEDSNTIDENVGFKKGDTVMDVLQDNYEVEETDGFITAIDGLEQDEKAGKYWMFMLNDELAPKAADQIKVKDGDKIEFYQDVYDN, from the coding sequence ATGAAAAAAATCAGTAAGCTTATTCTAATCACCCTTTCTTTCATCCTCTTAACAGCCTGCAGCAGTAATTCCACTAAAAGTACAGCATCGTCAGATGCTGGAACTGTTCGGCTGATTGTTCAGGAAGACAGCAATACGATTGATGAAAATGTAGGCTTTAAAAAAGGGGATACGGTAATGGATGTTTTACAGGATAATTATGAAGTTGAAGAAACGGACGGCTTTATTACAGCTATCGATGGTTTGGAGCAGGATGAGAAGGCCGGTAAATATTGGATGTTTATGCTCAATGATGAATTAGCACCGAAAGCAGCTGATCAAATAAAAGTAAAAGACGGGGATAAAATTGAGTTTTATCAGGATGTCTATGATAATTAA
- a CDS encoding ECF transporter S component: protein MKRGNSSAVLQKISRIAMLSALCVVLRYAFAGLPNVQPITAVFLLLSVSWSLSESFLTMAVTMLVSSFLLGFGPWVLWQILAFGAILVLWRYLLYPLTETLLSEQQQKLVLQSVFAGLLGAFYGCIIDFCYALIYSMPWWSYIMAGLSFNLAHALSTLFFYPLLVSIFRRFIYEKNQ from the coding sequence ATGAAAAGAGGGAATTCATCAGCTGTACTGCAAAAAATCAGCCGAATTGCTATGCTATCAGCTTTATGTGTTGTTTTACGGTACGCTTTTGCAGGACTGCCTAATGTTCAGCCTATTACTGCTGTTTTTTTACTTCTGTCTGTAAGTTGGAGCCTGTCTGAGAGCTTTTTAACCATGGCTGTGACTATGCTGGTTTCTTCATTTCTTTTGGGCTTTGGGCCTTGGGTGCTGTGGCAGATATTGGCCTTTGGAGCTATACTAGTACTCTGGCGTTATCTACTGTATCCACTGACAGAAACGCTGCTGTCGGAACAGCAGCAGAAACTTGTTCTGCAGTCTGTTTTTGCTGGTCTGCTCGGAGCGTTTTATGGCTGTATTATTGATTTTTGCTATGCCCTTATTTACAGTATGCCCTGGTGGAGCTATATAATGGCAGGGCTGAGTTTTAATCTGGCTCATGCCTTATCGACTCTATTTTTTTATCCGTTATTAGTATCTATTTTTAGGAGATTCATCTATGAAAAAAATCAGTAA
- a CDS encoding 5-methyltetrahydropteroyltriglutamate--homocysteine S-methyltransferase — protein MTVGKKYFEHVGSFLRPEELIKAREAFAAGKLSGEQLKAVEDKCIKQLVDKQLAAGLEKVTDGEFRRSYWHLDFFWSFGGIEHVQAAEGYRFHGETTRPDSALITGKITGTDHPFVEAYRFLKDYVDKSGGTAEAKYTVPAPAQFYFELIRDEEHVKQLEAVYPDFTDLRKDIKKAYLQVINDLVALGLKTLQVDDCTWGTLVDDRFLTAWGSARGQTAQEVREELAALFLTLNNDVYQNVPDGLQVNTHVCRGNYHSTWASSGGYETVAEELFGKEEVSSYFLEFDNERSGGFEPLAEISDSKIAVLGLITSKEAKLEDKETVISRIKEAARFLPLEQLWLSTQCGFASTEEGNILTEADQWKKLALVKEIIDEVWEK, from the coding sequence ATGACAGTGGGGAAAAAATATTTTGAGCATGTAGGTTCTTTTTTGCGTCCCGAGGAGCTCATCAAAGCGCGTGAAGCATTTGCTGCAGGAAAACTTTCAGGAGAGCAGTTAAAGGCTGTTGAGGACAAATGCATCAAACAGCTAGTTGATAAGCAGCTTGCTGCCGGATTGGAAAAAGTGACTGATGGAGAATTCAGACGCAGTTACTGGCACCTTGATTTTTTCTGGAGTTTTGGCGGCATCGAACATGTCCAAGCAGCAGAAGGTTATCGTTTTCATGGTGAAACAACACGGCCTGATTCAGCTTTGATCACTGGGAAAATTACAGGAACTGATCACCCTTTTGTTGAGGCTTACCGCTTTTTAAAAGACTATGTTGATAAAAGCGGCGGTACAGCCGAAGCTAAATATACCGTTCCGGCTCCAGCTCAGTTTTATTTTGAGCTTATCCGCGATGAAGAGCACGTTAAACAGCTGGAAGCTGTTTATCCAGATTTCACTGATTTGCGCAAGGATATCAAAAAAGCTTATTTACAGGTTATTAATGATTTAGTCGCACTTGGTCTAAAGACGCTTCAGGTGGATGACTGCACTTGGGGGACTCTGGTTGATGACCGTTTCCTGACAGCCTGGGGCTCGGCCCGCGGACAGACAGCACAGGAAGTGCGTGAAGAGCTGGCTGCTCTCTTTTTAACCCTAAATAATGATGTCTATCAAAATGTTCCAGATGGCTTGCAGGTTAACACTCATGTCTGCCGAGGCAATTATCATTCGACATGGGCTTCTTCCGGCGGCTATGAGACTGTTGCAGAAGAGCTGTTTGGGAAAGAAGAGGTCAGCAGTTATTTCCTGGAGTTTGATAATGAGCGATCCGGTGGATTTGAACCGCTGGCAGAAATAAGTGACAGCAAAATCGCTGTTCTTGGTTTGATAACAAGCAAAGAAGCAAAACTCGAAGATAAGGAAACTGTTATATCGAGGATTAAAGAGGCTGCTCGCTTCCTGCCACTGGAACAGCTTTGGCTGTCTACTCAATGCGGCTTTGCTTCAACTGAAGAAGGAAATATTTTAACAGAGGCTGATCAGTGGAAAAAGCTAGCCCTTGTCAAAGAAATTATTGACGAAGTTTGGGAGAAATGA
- a CDS encoding glycoside hydrolase family 25 protein, with protein MRRRIKPIVVFVFFSLLSILLIVSKIHTDNVLQNRIVTAEKTIPSTSSQTEEETTTADSEEDTFVLNPIIDVSGWQLPSEIDYDTLSQNISGAIVRVYGGSQISKDSNAAYTTGIDKSFKRHIEEFQKRDVPVAVYSYALGTSVKEMKEEAKTFYENASPYNPTFYWIDVEEETMSDMNKGVKAFREELERLGAENIGIYIGTYFMEEQGISVDGFDAVWIPTYGSDSGYYNSAPETDLDYDLHQYTSQGYLSGFSSPLDLNQIAVTKDTKETYEKLFGKIEE; from the coding sequence ATGAGAAGAAGAATTAAGCCAATTGTTGTTTTCGTTTTTTTCAGTCTCCTCAGTATCTTGCTTATCGTCAGTAAGATTCACACCGATAATGTTCTTCAAAATCGGATAGTAACTGCGGAGAAAACGATTCCTTCTACCAGCAGTCAGACAGAGGAAGAAACGACAACAGCAGATTCAGAGGAAGACACATTTGTTCTCAATCCGATTATCGATGTATCAGGATGGCAACTTCCTAGTGAGATTGACTATGATACTTTATCACAAAATATTTCCGGAGCTATCGTGCGTGTTTATGGAGGGTCACAAATCAGCAAAGATAGCAATGCCGCCTATACTACTGGTATTGATAAATCGTTTAAGAGACATATTGAGGAATTCCAAAAGCGCGATGTTCCTGTTGCTGTCTACAGCTACGCGTTAGGAACCAGCGTCAAAGAAATGAAGGAAGAGGCTAAAACATTTTACGAGAATGCTTCTCCTTATAATCCCACTTTTTACTGGATTGACGTTGAGGAAGAAACCATGTCAGACATGAACAAAGGGGTCAAAGCCTTCCGGGAAGAGCTTGAGCGTCTGGGTGCCGAAAACATCGGTATCTATATCGGCACTTATTTCATGGAAGAACAAGGGATATCCGTAGACGGTTTTGATGCTGTCTGGATTCCGACATACGGTTCTGATTCAGGTTATTATAATAGTGCTCCCGAGACAGATTTAGATTACGATCTTCATCAATACACTTCCCAAGGTTATCTCAGCGGCTTCAGCAGTCCCTTGGATTTAAACCAGATTGCTGTAACAAAAGATACCAAAGAAACCTATGAGAAACTTTTTGGAAAAATAGAAGAATGA
- the thiT gene encoding energy-coupled thiamine transporter ThiT: MSSKINALIEAAIIAALAMALSLVPDFASWFTPSFGAAPLILFSLRRGSKYGIFAGFIWGLLYFILGRVYYLSLSQVLLEYILAFASMGLAGLFAAPLQKALKQQQRKKALFSALIAACFAVFTRYFWHFLAGVIFWGAYAPKGMSPLFYSLLVNGSACIFTLLFVTAALIILLMTQSSFFLPKR, translated from the coding sequence ATGTCCAGTAAAATCAACGCTCTCATTGAAGCCGCCATCATTGCCGCTCTAGCGATGGCACTGTCGCTTGTTCCTGATTTTGCCAGCTGGTTTACACCGTCTTTCGGAGCAGCGCCTCTCATCCTGTTCTCACTGCGCAGAGGCAGCAAATATGGTATCTTTGCAGGCTTTATTTGGGGACTGCTGTATTTTATTTTAGGTAGAGTTTATTATCTCAGTCTCAGCCAAGTTCTGCTGGAATATATCCTAGCTTTTGCCTCAATGGGGCTGGCAGGACTGTTTGCCGCTCCACTGCAAAAGGCACTCAAACAGCAGCAACGTAAAAAGGCACTTTTTTCAGCCTTAATTGCCGCTTGTTTTGCCGTCTTCACCAGATATTTCTGGCATTTTCTTGCTGGTGTTATTTTCTGGGGGGCTTATGCACCAAAAGGGATGTCACCGCTTTTTTACTCTCTGCTTGTCAATGGCAGTGCCTGCATCTTCACTCTGCTGTTTGTCACGGCAGCACTGATTATTCTATTAATGACACAAAGCTCTTTCTTCCTGCCTAAGCGCTAA
- a CDS encoding aminoacyl-tRNA deacylase, translating into MSKKKKTKKTLAEQILDKAKIPYDSLTVNALTGELPQDVDSSDIFKTLALTGDKSGPIIGIVPITERLSEKKLARLSANKKVTMIPQKDLQKTTGYVHGANNPVGIRQKHRFPIFIDKTALKKGKIIVSAGEIGRSLRIDSQSLAAFVQAEFAEIIED; encoded by the coding sequence ATGAGCAAGAAAAAGAAAACGAAAAAAACATTAGCTGAACAGATTTTAGATAAGGCCAAGATTCCTTATGACAGTTTGACCGTCAATGCCCTGACTGGCGAGCTGCCTCAGGATGTTGACTCTTCTGATATTTTCAAGACTTTGGCACTGACGGGAGACAAAAGCGGACCGATTATTGGTATTGTCCCTATTACAGAGCGGCTTTCTGAGAAAAAATTAGCCAGACTTTCTGCTAATAAAAAAGTGACAATGATTCCTCAAAAGGATCTGCAAAAAACGACAGGCTATGTCCATGGTGCCAATAATCCTGTCGGTATCCGCCAAAAGCATCGTTTCCCTATATTTATTGATAAAACTGCTTTAAAAAAAGGAAAGATCATTGTATCAGCTGGAGAAATCGGCCGTTCACTCAGAATTGACAGCCAAAGCTTAGCAGCTTTCGTTCAGGCTGAGTTTGCAGAGATTATTGAAGATTAG
- a CDS encoding histidine phosphatase family protein, with translation MKLYFVRHGKTQWNLEGRFQGAGGDSPLLEETIEEIETLGRYLSHIPFDAVYSSDLRRAKETGRIINKQNKNPKIIQYTPALREWRLGKLEGSKISTMTSIYPQQMKAFRHNLAKFNASMFEAESVYQTTQRVRELIASLRHKSFENVLFIGHGANLTASIQSLLGFAPANLRRLGGLDNLSLTVLETSDFEQYNCLLWNDKSYLTEVQEEVQQNL, from the coding sequence ATGAAACTTTATTTTGTCAGACACGGCAAGACACAGTGGAATCTGGAGGGGCGCTTTCAGGGAGCCGGAGGCGACTCTCCGCTTTTAGAAGAAACCATTGAAGAAATTGAAACGTTGGGCCGCTACCTTTCACACATCCCTTTTGATGCGGTCTACTCCAGTGATTTAAGGCGTGCTAAAGAAACTGGACGGATTATCAATAAACAAAATAAAAACCCCAAAATCATTCAGTATACGCCTGCCCTGCGTGAATGGCGGCTGGGTAAGCTGGAAGGCAGTAAAATCAGCACAATGACTTCTATCTATCCCCAGCAAATGAAAGCTTTCCGGCATAATCTGGCTAAATTTAATGCCAGTATGTTCGAAGCAGAATCAGTTTACCAGACGACTCAGCGAGTGAGAGAGCTGATTGCTTCACTCAGGCATAAAAGTTTTGAAAATGTTCTATTTATCGGCCATGGAGCCAATCTGACCGCTTCTATCCAGTCGCTTCTAGGCTTTGCGCCTGCTAACCTTCGCCGATTGGGAGGTTTAGATAATCTCAGCCTGACCGTCCTTGAAACCAGTGATTTTGAGCAATATAACTGCCTGTTATGGAATGATAAATCTTATCTGACAGAAGTGCAGGAGGAAGTTCAGCAAAATCTTTAA
- a CDS encoding HAD family hydrolase has product MITSIVFDVDDTIYDQQAPYRLAIEQSFPDFDMTVINQAYIRFRHYSDQGFPRVMAGEWTTEYFRFWRCKETLLDFSYREISPEEGKQFQTVYENKLDHITMLDEMRLTLDFLKAKNVPIGIITNGPTEHQLKKIRKLGLYDYVDPKRVLVSQATGFQKPKKELFNLAAEQFDMNPATTLYVGDSYDNDVMGAFNSGWHSMWFNHRDRVLKPGTKPVFDLEIDSFEQLYGAVKVLFDLPDNKFIFDANDKKNPILQLGINNGLMMAAERLLASNMSVDKVVILLRLNKNQEKILRMKYTK; this is encoded by the coding sequence ATGATTACTTCGATTGTCTTTGATGTTGATGATACCATTTATGATCAGCAGGCCCCTTACCGGCTGGCTATAGAGCAGTCTTTTCCGGATTTTGATATGACGGTGATTAATCAGGCTTACATCCGTTTCCGTCATTATTCCGATCAGGGATTTCCGCGTGTTATGGCAGGAGAATGGACAACAGAATACTTTCGCTTTTGGCGCTGCAAGGAGACACTGTTAGATTTTTCTTACCGTGAAATCAGTCCTGAAGAGGGCAAGCAGTTTCAGACTGTATATGAAAATAAGCTCGATCATATTACCATGCTTGATGAGATGCGGCTGACTCTGGATTTTCTAAAAGCTAAAAACGTGCCTATAGGCATTATTACCAACGGTCCAACCGAACATCAGCTGAAAAAGATTAGAAAATTAGGCTTATATGATTATGTCGATCCCAAACGCGTTCTTGTCAGTCAGGCTACCGGTTTTCAAAAACCTAAGAAAGAACTTTTTAATCTGGCTGCAGAGCAGTTTGACATGAATCCTGCCACAACGCTGTATGTTGGAGATTCTTACGATAATGATGTCATGGGTGCTTTTAACAGCGGCTGGCATTCGATGTGGTTCAATCACCGCGACCGTGTTTTAAAGCCGGGGACCAAGCCGGTCTTTGATTTGGAAATTGACAGTTTTGAACAGCTGTACGGAGCTGTTAAAGTGCTCTTTGATCTGCCTGATAATAAATTCATCTTTGATGCTAACGATAAAAAGAACCCTATCTTGCAGCTAGGGATTAATAACGGTCTCATGATGGCTGCAGAGCGGCTTCTTGCCAGCAATATGAGTGTTGACAAAGTGGTTATTTTACTACGTTTGAACAAAAATCAGGAGAAAATCCTGCGGATGAAGTATACGAAATAA
- the lysS gene encoding lysine--tRNA ligase has product MSNQHNEELNDQQLVRREKMAALLEQGIDPFGKRFERTALSGQLKEKYGDKTKEELDALNETATIAGRLMTKRGKGKVGFAHLQDRQGQIQIYVRKDAVGEDNYDIFKKADLGDFLGVTGQIMRTNMGELSIKADHITHLSKALRPLPEKFHGLTDVETIYRKRYLDLISNRESFERFVTRSQIISDIRHYLDGMGFLEVETPVLHNEAGGAAAKPFMTHHNAQDMDMVLRIATELHLKRLIVGGMERVYEIGRIFRNEGMDATHNPEFTSIEVYQAYADYQDIMDLTEGIIQHAAKAVKGDGPISYQGQEIKINEPFKRAHIVDLIRDVTGIDFWQPMSFDEAKKLAEEKNISVEKHFTSVGHIINAFFEEFVEDTLIQPTFVYGHPVEVSPLAKKNADDPRFTDRFELFIMTKEYANAFTELNDPLDQLKRFEAQAQAKALGDDEATGIDHDFIEALEYGMPPTGGLGIGIDRLVMLLTDTTTIRDVLLFPTMK; this is encoded by the coding sequence ATGTCTAACCAACATAACGAAGAATTAAATGACCAGCAGCTGGTGCGCCGGGAAAAAATGGCAGCCCTTCTTGAACAGGGGATAGACCCTTTTGGCAAACGTTTTGAGCGTACGGCTCTTTCTGGTCAGCTGAAAGAAAAATACGGTGATAAAACAAAGGAAGAGCTGGATGCTCTAAATGAAACAGCCACTATTGCCGGCCGGCTGATGACCAAACGCGGCAAAGGTAAAGTTGGTTTCGCCCATCTGCAGGATCGTCAGGGACAAATTCAAATCTATGTCCGTAAGGATGCTGTCGGCGAAGACAACTATGATATTTTTAAAAAAGCTGATCTGGGGGATTTCCTTGGTGTAACAGGGCAAATTATGCGGACCAATATGGGGGAGCTGTCTATTAAAGCTGACCATATTACTCATTTATCCAAGGCTTTGCGGCCCCTTCCAGAGAAATTTCACGGTCTGACTGATGTTGAAACCATTTATCGTAAACGATACTTGGACTTGATTTCTAATCGTGAAAGCTTTGAACGCTTTGTTACACGCAGTCAAATTATCTCAGATATTCGGCACTATCTTGATGGGATGGGATTTTTAGAAGTGGAGACACCCGTCCTTCATAACGAAGCAGGGGGTGCTGCTGCTAAACCTTTTATGACCCATCATAACGCTCAAGATATGGATATGGTTCTGCGTATTGCTACCGAACTGCATTTAAAACGGTTAATTGTCGGCGGCATGGAGCGTGTTTACGAAATCGGCCGTATCTTCCGCAACGAAGGCATGGATGCTACCCATAATCCTGAATTTACTTCTATCGAAGTTTATCAGGCATACGCCGATTACCAGGATATTATGGACTTAACAGAAGGCATTATTCAGCATGCCGCTAAAGCAGTCAAAGGGGATGGTCCTATCAGCTATCAAGGGCAGGAAATCAAAATCAATGAACCCTTTAAACGTGCTCATATTGTCGATCTGATAAGAGACGTTACCGGTATTGACTTTTGGCAGCCAATGTCTTTTGACGAAGCGAAAAAGCTGGCAGAGGAGAAAAACATTTCTGTTGAAAAACATTTCACCTCAGTCGGCCACATTATCAATGCTTTTTTTGAAGAATTTGTAGAAGACACTCTTATTCAGCCGACTTTTGTTTACGGACATCCGGTAGAGGTATCGCCTTTGGCCAAGAAAAATGCTGACGATCCGCGCTTTACCGATCGTTTTGAACTCTTCATAATGACAAAAGAGTATGCTAATGCTTTTACAGAACTGAATGATCCGCTTGATCAGCTCAAGCGTTTTGAAGCCCAAGCTCAGGCAAAAGCCTTGGGAGACGATGAAGCTACCGGTATCGATCACGACTTTATCGAAGCTCTCGAATACGGCATGCCGCCGACAGGCGGGCTGGGAATCGGCATTGACCGCTTAGTTATGCTTCTCACGGATACGACAACTATTCGTGATGTCCTGCTTTTCCCAACGATGAAGTAA
- a CDS encoding biotin transporter BioY, with protein MTSKTLGLVLPALGAAVIAAASQLTIPLGSIPFTLQTLAVGLVATLFRKREAVLSLLLYLFLGAVGLPVFAGGTGGLAALIGPAAGFLWGFIGYAALTSALVSPKNSAPAVFAANILGDSVVFICGMLGLMFLAKMPLHSAFAAGVLPFILPDLGKLVIVTFLAKSLFRALKNEDYFT; from the coding sequence ATGACTTCTAAAACTTTAGGACTGGTACTACCTGCTCTTGGCGCTGCTGTAATTGCTGCAGCATCACAGCTGACTATCCCATTAGGCAGCATTCCGTTTACCCTGCAGACTTTAGCGGTCGGCTTAGTTGCCACTCTCTTTCGTAAGCGTGAGGCTGTTTTGAGCCTCTTACTCTATCTCTTTTTGGGAGCTGTCGGATTGCCGGTTTTTGCCGGCGGAACGGGAGGACTGGCTGCCCTTATAGGACCGGCTGCAGGTTTTCTGTGGGGCTTTATTGGATATGCTGCTCTGACTTCTGCTCTTGTTTCCCCAAAAAATTCTGCTCCAGCTGTTTTTGCGGCAAATATTTTAGGGGACAGTGTGGTTTTTATATGCGGCATGCTGGGACTCATGTTTCTTGCAAAAATGCCCTTGCACTCTGCCTTCGCTGCCGGTGTGTTACCCTTTATTCTGCCGGACTTAGGAAAGTTGGTTATTGTCACCTTTTTAGCAAAATCTCTGTTCAGAGCTTTAAAAAATGAGGATTATTTCACATAA
- a CDS encoding YdbC family protein, with product MSEFTFEIEEKLLVLSENDKGWTKELNRVSFNGAPAKYDIRSWSPDHTKMGKGITLTNEEFQTMVDAFTNKK from the coding sequence ATGTCAGAATTTACATTTGAAATCGAAGAAAAACTTTTGGTTCTGTCTGAAAACGATAAAGGCTGGACTAAGGAGCTGAACCGCGTCAGTTTTAATGGCGCTCCGGCGAAATATGACATCCGGTCATGGAGTCCCGATCATACGAAAATGGGTAAGGGCATTACATTAACCAATGAAGAATTTCAGACAATGGTGGATGCTTTCACCAATAAAAAATGA
- a CDS encoding peptidase U32 family protein has product MTKKLKRPEVLSPAGTLEKLKVAIDYGADAVFVGGQAYGLRSRAGNFSMEEMQEGIDYAHQRGAKVYVAANMVTHEGNEIGAGEWFRELRDMGLDAVIVSDPALIVICATEAPGLEIHLSTQASSTNYETFEFWKELGLTRVVLAREVSMAELAEIRKRTAVEIEAFVHGAMCISYSGRCVLSNHMSHRDANRGGCSQSCRWKYDLYDLPFGQERRSLKGEIPEEFSMSAVDMCMIEHIPDMIENGVDSLKIEGRMKSIHYVSTVTNCYKAAVDAYMESPEKFEAIKEDLIDELWKVAQRELATGFYYKTPSEEEQLFGARRKIPQYKFVGEVVAFDEKNMTATIRQRNVILEGDPVEFYGPGFRHFGCYIRDLHDSEGNKIDRAPNPMELLTITVPQPVKPGDMIRTCKEGLVNLYREDGTSRTVRV; this is encoded by the coding sequence ATGACAAAGAAGTTGAAACGTCCGGAAGTGTTATCGCCTGCCGGGACCTTAGAAAAATTAAAAGTTGCTATTGATTACGGCGCAGATGCTGTTTTTGTCGGCGGACAGGCCTACGGTCTGCGCAGCCGAGCAGGTAACTTTTCCATGGAAGAAATGCAGGAAGGCATTGATTACGCTCACCAAAGAGGTGCAAAAGTCTATGTTGCTGCAAATATGGTTACACATGAAGGCAATGAAATAGGAGCAGGAGAGTGGTTTCGTGAGCTGAGAGATATGGGACTGGATGCTGTTATTGTTTCGGATCCTGCGCTCATTGTGATTTGCGCAACAGAAGCTCCTGGTTTAGAGATTCATCTATCGACCCAAGCGTCATCTACTAATTACGAAACCTTTGAATTTTGGAAAGAACTTGGTCTGACCCGGGTAGTTCTGGCGCGTGAGGTTTCTATGGCTGAATTGGCTGAAATTCGTAAGCGGACAGCTGTTGAAATTGAAGCTTTTGTCCATGGCGCCATGTGTATTTCTTATTCAGGCCGCTGTGTACTGTCTAACCACATGAGCCACCGGGATGCTAATCGGGGCGGCTGTTCGCAGTCCTGCCGCTGGAAATATGATTTGTATGATCTGCCTTTCGGTCAGGAGCGTCGCTCTCTTAAAGGCGAAATTCCTGAGGAATTTTCTATGTCAGCAGTTGATATGTGCATGATTGAGCATATTCCGGATATGATTGAAAATGGTGTTGACAGTCTGAAAATAGAAGGCCGTATGAAATCTATCCATTATGTATCAACAGTTACCAATTGTTATAAAGCAGCAGTGGATGCTTATATGGAAAGTCCGGAAAAATTTGAAGCTATTAAAGAAGATCTTATTGATGAACTGTGGAAAGTGGCTCAGCGCGAATTAGCAACCGGTTTTTATTACAAAACTCCAAGTGAAGAAGAGCAGCTGTTCGGTGCCCGCAGGAAAATTCCGCAATATAAATTTGTGGGAGAAGTTGTCGCTTTTGACGAAAAAAATATGACAGCAACTATCCGTCAGCGCAATGTGATTCTAGAAGGAGATCCTGTCGAATTTTACGGCCCTGGGTTCCGTCATTTCGGCTGTTATATCAGAGACTTGCATGACTCTGAAGGCAACAAAATTGACCGAGCTCCTAACCCGATGGAATTGCTGACGATTACAGTACCGCAGCCTGTAAAACCTGGGGATATGATTCGGACATGCAAAGAAGGGCTGGTCAATCTGTACAGAGAAGATGGGACAAGCCGGACTGTTCGTGTCTGA
- a CDS encoding peptidase U32 family protein, producing the protein MEKIIITATAESVAQAEELLKAGVDRIYVGEADYGLRLPHNFSYDELKQIADLVHNAGKELTVACNALMHQDMMDSIRPFLDFMKEIKADYLVAGDAGVFYVNKHEGYHFKLIYDASVFVTSSRQVNFWGQHGAVETVLAREIPSAELFKISENLEFPAEILVYGASVIHHSKRPLLQNYYNFTHIDDEKTRERGLFLAEPSDPASHYSIYEDKHGTHIFVNNDIDMMTKLTELAEHRFTHWKLDGIYCPGQNFVEIAKIFVEARRMLEAGEFSQEQAVLLDEKIRHWHPAGRGLDTGFYDFDPGLVK; encoded by the coding sequence ATGGAAAAAATCATTATTACAGCAACCGCTGAGTCAGTTGCTCAGGCTGAGGAACTTTTAAAAGCCGGTGTTGACCGTATTTATGTTGGAGAAGCTGATTATGGTTTGCGGCTGCCTCATAATTTTTCTTATGATGAACTGAAACAAATTGCAGACCTCGTTCATAATGCTGGGAAAGAACTGACAGTTGCCTGCAATGCTTTGATGCATCAGGATATGATGGACAGTATCAGACCCTTTTTAGATTTTATGAAAGAGATTAAAGCAGATTATCTTGTGGCAGGTGATGCCGGTGTTTTTTATGTTAACAAGCATGAAGGCTATCATTTCAAATTAATTTATGACGCTTCAGTCTTTGTAACCTCCAGTCGGCAGGTCAATTTCTGGGGGCAGCATGGAGCTGTTGAAACTGTGCTGGCTAGGGAAATCCCGTCAGCAGAATTGTTTAAGATTTCTGAAAATCTGGAGTTTCCAGCGGAAATTTTGGTTTACGGTGCTTCCGTTATCCATCACTCAAAACGCCCTCTCCTGCAAAATTACTATAATTTTACACATATTGATGATGAAAAAACTCGTGAACGCGGACTCTTCCTTGCTGAGCCCAGCGATCCAGCCAGTCACTATTCCATTTATGAGGATAAGCACGGAACACATATATTTGTCAATAATGATATTGATATGATGACTAAATTGACAGAGCTGGCAGAACACCGTTTTACTCACTGGAAATTGGACGGTATTTACTGTCCGGGGCAAAACTTTGTTGAAATTGCTAAAATTTTTGTTGAAGCCAGAAGAATGCTGGAAGCCGGAGAATTTTCACAAGAGCAGGCAGTGCTTTTAGATGAAAAAATCAGGCACTGGCATCCAGCTGGCCGCGGTCTTGATACCGGTTTTTATGATTTTGATCCGGGCTTGGTCAAATAA